ACTACCGGCTGCCGACTACCGGCTACTGACTACCGACTACCGGCTATAACTTGTCTAAAGGGCTTCGCGCCGCGCTGCCGCCTTTTTGTAAAACGTGGGTGTAAATCATGGTGGTGTTTAAATCTTTGTGACCGAGCAAGGATTGAATGGCGCGAATGTCATAGCCGTCTTCGAGCAGATGGGTAGCGAAGCTGTGGCGCAGGGTATGCGGGGTTGCCGGTTTGGCAAGACCCGCCCGCGTGACCGCTTCATAGATGGCGTTTTGAATAGTCTTTTCGGAGAGGTGGTGACGGCGTTTCACACCTGAACGCGGGTCTATGGAAAGTTGCGCGGCAGGAAACAGGTATTGCCAGCCGCTTTGACGATTCGCATTTGGATACTTTTTCGCTAAAGCGTAAGGCAAATAGACCTCGCCATACCCTTGTAAAAGGTCTGCATCGTGTTGGGCTTTGGCTTTAAGGATTTGAGCTTTGAGCGCCTCGGTCAACGATGACGGCAACATGGTGACGCGGTCTTTTGCGCCTTTGCCATCGCGCACAACGATTTGCCGGTAGCCGAAATCAACGTCTTTGATGCGCAAGCGTAAAGCTTCCAGTAACCGCAAACCTGAGCCGTAAAGTAAACTTGCCACCAGCAATTTTACGCCGGTCAGGTGTTGCAAAATGGCGCGCGCCTCTTCGCGGGTCAACACCAGCGGCAAGCGTTCGGGTTGTTTGGCGCGCACCACATCGTCAAGCCAATCCAGCGGGCGTTTGAGAACCTCTTTATAAAGAAAGAGGATGGCGCTCAGTGCCTGGTTTTGCGTCGAAGCAGCAATCTGACAATCAACTGCAAGGTGGGTGAGAAAAGCGGCGACTTCCGGTTCACTCATTTCTAACGGATGGCGTTTTTGATGAAACAGAATGAATCGTTTAATCCAGCCGAGATAAGCGTCTTCGGTGCGAATACTATAATGTTTAGCGCGCAGGACGCCGCGAGTTTGATCGAGTAGTTTTGCCATAAACACCTCTGCACGGAGCGGTTAATTTTCAGCAACTCTACCGGTAAAAAATTTAATGGTCAACTTGCTGCCATAGCGGTTTGCGCGTATGATGGCTCTGTTTTAACGACATCATTTCCGCAAAGCTGACAGGCCTGTTTATGCGCATCGGATTAAGTTTAAAGCCCGGTCAAGGCGGCACCAAGCGATTGCTCGAAAGTTATGGCGAGCGTCTGCTGTGTGTGCGTTACCGGTATGATCGGGAAAAGCAGAAGCGTTATAAAACCGTCGAGTTGATTGTCGAAGAGAAAGAATGGCATCCGCAAAAGCGCGCTTATCGGGCGAACAGCATTGTCGGCGTCAAGGTGGCATTGCGCGAAAAAGAGTTGCAAAACCGCATACGGCGAGCCGGCGGCAAATGGAATCATGAAAAGCAAGTTTGGGAATTGCGATATGATGCGGCGGTGCGACTGGCGCTCGAAAAGCGCATTGCGCGC
This portion of the Acidobacteriota bacterium genome encodes:
- a CDS encoding integron integrase, coding for MAKLLDQTRGVLRAKHYSIRTEDAYLGWIKRFILFHQKRHPLEMSEPEVAAFLTHLAVDCQIAASTQNQALSAILFLYKEVLKRPLDWLDDVVRAKQPERLPLVLTREEARAILQHLTGVKLLVASLLYGSGLRLLEALRLRIKDVDFGYRQIVVRDGKGAKDRVTMLPSSLTEALKAQILKAKAQHDADLLQGYGEVYLPYALAKKYPNANRQSGWQYLFPAAQLSIDPRSGVKRRHHLSEKTIQNAIYEAVTRAGLAKPATPHTLRHSFATHLLEDGYDIRAIQSLLGHKDLNTTMIYTHVLQKGGSAARSPLDKL